The Streptomyces sp. NBC_01298 genome contains the following window.
CACCGTCTGCGCGAGGAGACCGGAGCCTCCCTGGAGGAGATCGTCCGGGCGCAGCTCGCGGCCCGCGAGATCTTCGGCCTGGCCGAGGTGTGGGACTCGGTCGAGGCCCTCGACAACAAGGTCGCCGCCGACGTCCAGACCCGGATCCGGCTGCACTCGCGGCGCCTGGTCGAGCGCGGTACGCGCTGGCTGCTCAACAACCGGCCGCAGCCGCTCCAGATCACCGAGACCATCGAGCTCTTCTCGGAGCGGGTGGAGCGGGTCTGGTCGGACGTGCCGAAGCTGGTGCGCGGCGCGGACCTGGAGTGGTACGAGGCCGTCATGGCCGAGCTGATCGGCGAGGGCGTGCCGGAGGAGCTGGCGGCCAAGGTGGCCGGCTTCTCGTCCGCCTTCCCGACGCTGGACATCGTGGCGATCGCGGACCGGACGGGTGTGGAGCCGCTGGCCGTCGCCGAGGTGTACTACGACCTCGCCGACCGGCTGGACATCACCCAGCTGATGGACCGGATCATCGAGCTGCCGCGGGCCGACCGCTGGCAGTCGATGGCCCGCGCGTCCATCCGCGAGGACCTGTTCTCGGCGCACGCGGCGCTGACCGCGGACGTGCTCGCGGTCGGGAACGGCACTTCGACTCCCGAGGAGCGCTTCAAGGCGTGGGAGGAGAAGAACGCGGCGATCATCGGGCGTGCGCGGACGACCCTGGACGAGATCCAGGGGTCGGACGACTTCGACCTGGCGAACCTGTCCGTCGCCATGCGGACGATGCGCTCGCTGCTGAGGGCGCACGCGTAGCCCTCACGGGCAGCGGTACGCGTACGCGTACGAGTACGGGCCGGGCCCGGGACCCTCTGGGGGGTTCCGGGCCCGGCCCGCGTTCGTGGTGCGCGGTGGTCAGCGCTTCTTGGTGAACGCCTCGTACGCGTCGCAGACCTCGCCGGAGGGGCCGTCCATGCGCAGGACGCCCGATTCGAGCCAGATCGCGCGGTCGCAGGTCTCGCGGACCGTGCCGATGCCGTGGCTGACGAGGAAGACGGTGCCGGCGTGTTCGCGGAGTTCTTCGATGCGGGCCTGGCTGCGGCGCTGGAAGGCGGCGTCGCCGGTGGCCAGGGCCTCGTCGATCATCAGGACGTCGTGGTCCTTGGCGGCGGCGATGGAGAACCGCAGCCGGGCGCCCATGCCGGAGGAGTAGGTGCGCATGGGCAGGCTGATGAAGTCGCCCTTCTCGTTGATGCCCGAGAAGTCGACGATCTCCTGGTAGCGCTGGCGGATCTGCTGCTTGGTCATCCCCATGGCGAGGCCGCCGAGGACCACGTTGCGTTCGCCGGTCAGGTCGTTCATCAGGGCGGCGTTCACGCCGAGCAGCGACGGCTGGC
Protein-coding sequences here:
- a CDS encoding ABC transporter ATP-binding protein, with amino-acid sequence MADTATAPAPAPAPETRTPTVIADDVHVIYKVQGSGGRKGGATAAMSRIFSRKPAPGIREVHAVKGVSFTAYKGEAIGLIGTNGSGKSTLLSAIAGLQPVARGRIFSHGQPSLLGVNAALMNDLTGERNVVLGGLAMGMTKQQIRQRYQEIVDFSGINEKGDFISLPMRTYSSGMGARLRFSIAAAKDHDVLMIDEALATGDAAFQRRSQARIEELREHAGTVFLVSHGIGTVRETCDRAIWLESGVLRMDGPSGEVCDAYEAFTKKR